In Ooceraea biroi isolate clonal line C1 chromosome 13, Obir_v5.4, whole genome shotgun sequence, a genomic segment contains:
- the LOC113563284 gene encoding metabotropic glutamate receptor-like, giving the protein MVHEREDTVTCGPVMPQGGVQALEAMLYTLDILNEREIVRRQDRAHILDDCDKDTYGLEMAVDFIKGRTSTSTCAILTLRASAPVRYSRRSEKSLAGSEGLTWRSGRLRVNNMELELEEYQMELEDSEGREPT; this is encoded by the exons ATGGTCCACGAGAGGGAGGACACGGTCACGTGCGGGCCCGTGATGCCGCAGGGCGGCGTGCAGGCGTTAGAGGCGATGCTCTACACCCTGGATATCCTGAACGAGCGGGAAATCGTGCGGCGTCAAGATCGGGCGCACATTCTTGACGACTGCGACAAGGACACGTACGGGCTCGAGATGGCGGTGGATTTCATCAAGGGTCGTACCTCGACGTCAACGTGCGCGATCCTGACGTTACGGGCCTCCGCTCC AGTTCGATACAGCAGGAGGAGTGAGAAGAgcctggccggtagtgaaggcctgacatggaggtcgggacgacTCAGAGTGAACAACATGGAGTTGGAACTCGAAGAGTACCAAATGGAATTGGAAGACTCAGAAGGACGTGAACCAACATGA
- the LOC113563212 gene encoding uncharacterized protein LOC113563212: protein MKFLLLALLSCICSADDRRSRYTKQWARRIDSVPKIEEPIVSTWNRYADWMAFATARLHRYNFDPVSGRFHEDHIGDRVEVRHPIRHRHRQFRSMESNGYVAMKNWPVKKEAVVEGDLVLGGLMMVHEREDTVTCGPVMPQGGVQALEAMLYTLDILNEREIVPGVKIGAHILDDCDKDTYGLEMAVDFIKGTYLDVNVPRS from the coding sequence ATGAAGTTTCTGCTCCTGGCACTGTTGAGCTGCATCTGCTCGGCCGACGATCGACGCTCGAGATACACGAAGCAATGGGCCAGGAGGATCGACAGCGTCCCGAAGATCGAGGAACCGATCGTCTCAACGTGGAATCGATACGCGGACTGGATGGCGTTTGCGACCGCCAGACTCCATCGGTACAACTTCGATCCAGTATCCGGCAGATTCCACGAGGACCACATCGGGGATCGAGTAGAAGTGCGTCATCCGATCCGACATCGACACCGGCAGTTCCGATCGATGGAATCGAACGGCTACGTCGCGATGAAGAACTGGCCGGTGAAGAAGGAGGCGGTGGTGGAAGGTGATCTCGTGCTGGGCGGCCTGATGATGGTCCACGAGAGGGAGGACACGGTCACGTGCGGGCCCGTGATGCCGCAGGGCGGCGTGCAGGCGTTAGAGGCGATGCTCTACACCCTGGATATCCTGAACGAGCGGGAAATCGTGCCGGGCGTCAAGATCGGGGCGCACATTCTTGACGACTGCGACAAGGACACGTACGGGCTCGAGATGGCGGTGGATTTCATCAAGGGTACGTACCTCGACGTCAACGTGCCGCGATCCTGA
- the LOC113563211 gene encoding uncharacterized protein LOC113563211 yields MKFLLLALLSCICSADDRRSRYTKQWARRIDSVPKIEEPIVSTWNRYADWMAFATARHHRYNFDPVSGRFHEDHIGDRVEVRHPIRHRHRQFRSMESNGYVAMKNWPVKKEAVVEGDLVLGGLMMVHEREDTVTCGPVMPQGGVQALEAMLYTLDILNEREIVPGVKIGAHILDDCDKDTYGLEMAVDFIKGTYLDVNVPRS; encoded by the coding sequence ATGAAGTTTCTGCTCCTGGCACTGTTGAGCTGCATCTGCTCGGCCGACGATCGACGCTCGAGATACACGAAGCAATGGGCCAGGAGGATCGACAGCGTCCCGAAGATCGAGGAACCGATCGTCTCAACGTGGAATCGATACGCGGACTGGATGGCGTTTGCGACCGCCAGACACCATCGGTACAACTTCGATCCAGTATCCGGCAGATTCCACGAGGACCACATCGGGGATCGAGTAGAAGTGCGTCATCCGATCCGACATCGACACCGGCAGTTCCGATCGATGGAATCGAACGGCTACGTCGCGATGAAGAACTGGCCGGTGAAGAAGGAGGCGGTGGTGGAAGGTGATCTCGTGCTGGGCGGCCTGATGATGGTCCACGAGAGGGAGGACACGGTCACGTGCGGGCCCGTGATGCCGCAGGGCGGCGTGCAGGCGTTAGAGGCGATGCTCTACACCCTGGATATCCTGAACGAGCGGGAAATCGTGCCGGGCGTCAAGATCGGGGCGCACATTCTTGACGACTGCGACAAGGACACGTACGGGCTCGAGATGGCGGTGGATTTCATCAAGGGTACGTACCTCGACGTCAACGTGCCGCGATCCTGA
- the LOC113563283 gene encoding uncharacterized protein LOC113563283: MKFLLLALLSCICSADDRRSRYTKQWARRIDSVRRSRNRSSQRESIRGLDGVCDARHHRYNFDPVSGRFHEDHIGDRVEVRHPIRHRHRQFRSMESNGYVAMKNWPVKKEACGKVISCWAA, encoded by the coding sequence ATGAAGTTTCTGCTCCTGGCACTGTTGAGCTGCATCTGCTCGGCCGACGATCGACGCTCGAGATACACGAAGCAATGGGCCAGGAGGATCGACAGCGTCCGAAGATCGAGGAACCGATCGTCTCAACGTGAATCGATACGCGGACTGGATGGCGTTTGCGACGCCAGACACCATCGGTACAACTTCGATCCAGTATCCGGCAGATTCCACGAGGACCACATCGGGGATCGAGTAGAAGTGCGTCATCCCATCCGACATCGACACCGGCAGTTCCGATCGATGGAATCGAACGGCTACGTCGCGATGAAGAACTGGCCGGTGAAGAAGGAGGCGTGTGGGAAGGTGATCTCGTGCTGGGCGGCCTGA